In Flavobacterium sp. 83, the genomic window AAAAATGCTTTATCTGTTCCAACATTTAGAAAAATGATATATGCAACTTATGGTATTTTGAATCCAAGTGTTGAGTGGCAAAATGTGCCATTTGCTAACGAAGAAGCTTATGAGGTTGTTAAAAAAATTGCCTACATCAATATTAACAAATATCCCGCAAGCTCATTGTCTAATGACGTGGATATAAAAAAAGCGTACGATGATAATAAGGAAGATCTTATAAAACAAATAGCTGATTTAAACCCTAATATAATAATATTCGGAAATACACTTAAGTATTTTGAGTTTGAAGATTTAGACAAAATTGGATGGAGTATTTCAAATACAGAAAAAAAATATGTTGATGATAGTACTCATAACACAGCGTTTTATGAGGTTTCTTCTGATAAACTATGTATTAATGCTTATCATCCGTCCTATCCCAAAATAGCAGACAAAGTCTATTGGGATGAAATGAGAAAAGCATTTACTATTTGGAAAGCAAACTAGTATTGCCCTCGCTATCCCCCGCTACCGCACGAATCCTTTCGTGTGGTTCGTGTAAATTAAAACTAAACTTTCTATATTAATCTAAAAAACAGTAACTATGAGTAGAAATTATAAATTTCATAATCCAGAGGGTTTGTACTTTATTAGTTTTGCGGTTGTAGGTTGGTTAGATGTATTTACTCGTAATGAGTACAAAGATTTATTTCTTGAAAGTGTAGCATTTTGTCAAAAAAATAAAGGATTAGAAATTCATGCTTGGTGTATTATGAGCAATCATGTGCATTTAGTTTTTAGGAGTATAAAGGATCAGAAGCCTGAATTAATGATTGGTGATTTAAAACGGTTTACCAGTCAATCAATTGTAAAAAGTATACAAGAAAACCCAAGAGAAAGCAGAAAAGAATTCTTATTGGATTTTTTTAAAAAAGAAGCTGAAAAAAGTTCAAATGTAAAACACTATCAATTTTGGCGTCATGATAATCAACCTATTGAGTTGTGGAGCAATGCCGTTATTCAACAAAAGATAGACTATGTACACAATAATCCTGTAGAAGGAGGCCTAGTTTATAAAGCAGAAGATTACGTTTACAGTAGTGCCATTGATTATTCAGGTCAAAAAGGATTAATTGATGATGTAGTTGTTTTTAGAATGTTTGGTATTTAACGACAACGAACCACACGAAAGGATTCGTGCGGTAGCGTTGTTGATAATGACCAGATTGTGAAAATGTCATTATGAAAATAGTTCGTAATTCCTAGCCCTGATGGTAGCGGCATCCTCGTAGTCCCGAAGCGTCGGGACTACGAGATACAGCGGACAGCGGGAGGATTCGTTCTTGAAAACTGCAATCGTTCTGCTCCAAATTATAAACACGTCCTGAAATCTTTTTAGTAGTTTTACTGTAACACAATTTCAATACTGCACTCTTACTGTAGCATCTATTGTCATTAAACGATATACTTTATGAAAAAAAATGTTTTAAGTGCCGTTGTACTTTGCTCGGCCTATATGTTGCAGGCGCAGAACATCAATAAAATTATCAAAATAAAAGACGTTACCGAGATAGAGAAAGTGCTTTCGGCAGATGATATGCAAGGCCGCAGAGCGTTTACTCCCGGTATCGATAAGGCTTCCGCTTATATTGAGTCTGAATTTAAGAAAATAGGACTGCAAACATTTAACGGTGCGAAAGATTTCAAGCAGGAATTTTCTATGACGGAGTCTAAAAATGTTTCCTTAAATGTTTTAATCGATGGTAAAGCGATAGATAAAGACGATGTGGTTTCTTTTTCCTACCAACCACAAATGGCTATGACTGAAAAAAGTGATGTTCAGGTTGTAAAAATAAATGCCGGAGATAAATTTGGCCCGAAGTTTTACGAATATTACCAGAGCGCTAAAAACCTGTTGGTTCTTGTGGATGCTTCTTTTAAATCCCGAATCCCAAATGTGAAACACATTCCGCAAATGACTGCTAGTCCTGGAGGAAATACGGTGGTGTTTGTTTTTGGACCAACTGAAGCGACTCAGTTTTCAATAGAAGGCATCAATACCATTACAAAAAAAGCATTGAATAACGTAGTAGGCGTTTTGAAAGGCAAAAGCAAACCCAATGAATATGTGGTGTTTTCTGGACATTACGACCATCTGGGTGTGGGTTCGCCTGCAGAAGGAGAGCAACATGATGCAACGGATTCTATTTATAATGGCGCCAATGATGATGCCGCCGGAACTACAGCCGTAATCATGCTGGCCAAATATTTCAAGAAACTTAATAATAATGAGCGTACGATATTGTTTACCACATTTGTAGCAGAAGAAATAGGCGGTTATGGTTCTCAATATTTTTCGAAACAATTAAACCCGGATCAAGTTATGGCTATGTTTAACTTGGAGATGATTGGAACCGAATCAAAATGGGGTAAAAATTCGGCTTATATTACTGGTTTTGAGAAATCAAATATGGGTGAAATATTGCAGAAAAATTTACAGGGATCAGCGTTTAAATTTTATCCGGATCCTTATCCGGAACAACAATTATTCTATCGTTCCGATAACGCGACTCTGGCAAAACTGGGTGTTCCTGCACATACGATTTCTACGTCTAAAATGGACAGCGAACCGAATTACCACAAAGCAAGTGATGAAATAGAAACTTTGGATATGGATAACATGACTGAAATTATCAAAGCTATTGCCATCAGTTCTTCTAGTATCATTAACGGAAAAGATACACCGTCAAGAGTGGATAGCAGTGCTTTGAAATAGAAAGAAGTTTATTACTGGGGCTTCAGTTCTTGATAATTGAAGTTTTTATAGTAGAAATGGGTACTTATTTTACAATCAGTTTTTGTAAAATAAATACCCATTTTTTTATTTAAAATAGGTCGAATTTACTGCAATGCTACTTGGGTATTCACTTTCTTTTTTGAAAGCGATTTATTTGCCACCGATTCACTTTTTTGATTTATAAATAGTGATTTGGAAACAAAAAAAGTGGTCCGTTAAGACCACCTTTTTGTATTATAATGCAAGATTGAAATTAAACCAAGTCGAAACGATCCAGGTTCATCACTTTGTTCCAAGCTGCTATAAAGTCACTTACGAATTTCTGCTGCGAATCAGCACTAGCATAAACTTCAGCTAATGCTCTTAACTCAGAGTTTGAACCAAAAATAAGATCAACACGAGTTCCAATCCACTTTAATCCGCCTGTTTTGCGATCACTGCCTACAAACAAATCATCCGTTTCTGAAGCCGCTTTCCAAGTTGTACCCAAATCGAGTAGGTTGACAAAGAAATCGTTGGTCAGCACTTCTGGACGCGTCGTGAAAACACCGTTTTGTGATTGGTCAAAGTTGGCATTAAGAACACGCAAACCACCAACAAGAACCGTCATTTCTGGTGTGGTCAAGGTCAGTAATTGTGCTTTGTCAACCAGCATTTCTTCGGCAGATACCGTATATTTCGTCTTAGCGTAATTGCGGAAACCGTCTGCTTCAGGCTCAAGGACTGCGAAGGATTCCACATCTGTTTGTTCTTGTGATGTATCGGCTCTTCCGGGAGTAAAAGGAACTTTTACGTACTGACCTGCAGCTACTGCAGCTTTCTCAATTCCTGCACATCCTGCCAAAACTATTAAGTCAGCCATTGAAACTAATGTATTATCAGACTGAGAACTGTTGAATGCAGTTTGGATTTCACTAAGGGTATTCAATACTTTAGCCAGTTGCCCAGGATTGTTGACTTTCCAATCCTTTTGAGGAGCCAATCTAATACGAGCACCGTTTGCACCACCACGTTTATCAGAGCCACGAAACGTTGCTGCCGAAGCCCAAGCAGTAGCGACTAATTGAGATACAGATAATCCTGAATCAAGTATTT contains:
- a CDS encoding transposase, which encodes MSRNYKFHNPEGLYFISFAVVGWLDVFTRNEYKDLFLESVAFCQKNKGLEIHAWCIMSNHVHLVFRSIKDQKPELMIGDLKRFTSQSIVKSIQENPRESRKEFLLDFFKKEAEKSSNVKHYQFWRHDNQPIELWSNAVIQQKIDYVHNNPVEGGLVYKAEDYVYSSAIDYSGQKGLIDDVVVFRMFGI
- a CDS encoding M28 family metallopeptidase: MKKNVLSAVVLCSAYMLQAQNINKIIKIKDVTEIEKVLSADDMQGRRAFTPGIDKASAYIESEFKKIGLQTFNGAKDFKQEFSMTESKNVSLNVLIDGKAIDKDDVVSFSYQPQMAMTEKSDVQVVKINAGDKFGPKFYEYYQSAKNLLVLVDASFKSRIPNVKHIPQMTASPGGNTVVFVFGPTEATQFSIEGINTITKKALNNVVGVLKGKSKPNEYVVFSGHYDHLGVGSPAEGEQHDATDSIYNGANDDAAGTTAVIMLAKYFKKLNNNERTILFTTFVAEEIGGYGSQYFSKQLNPDQVMAMFNLEMIGTESKWGKNSAYITGFEKSNMGEILQKNLQGSAFKFYPDPYPEQQLFYRSDNATLAKLGVPAHTISTSKMDSEPNYHKASDEIETLDMDNMTEIIKAIAISSSSIINGKDTPSRVDSSALK